The genomic DNA GGATAGAGTATCTTCTGTAAAAATGGCAAATTGCTCCGATTTTTTTATGTAATATAAATATTGTTCTTTATCAGCTGTAATGACTTTTTGGTAAGATAAAATCCGGTAAAATTCGTCTGTTTTAAAATACACTTGATGCTCTTTTGAAAATGCGAGTGCTTCTAATATCGTTTTTTCACATTTTTCATAATCGCCACATGCTAGTAAAATGATGGCTTCATATAAACATAATTCAATATGTATAATAAGATCCATTTCTAAATGTTTCTCCTCATAATCATTTCTAATATTAGCTATAAGTTGTAAACATTCAGCATACTTTTTACGTGTGAATATCGCAAAAGATAATTTTAATTTTGTTTCCGTACTGTCACGGTATAACTTATATTTTTCAAAAATAGAAACAGCTTTTTCTACGTAAGATTCAATGTTGTAATCTTTCATAATCGCCGCAGCGGTTACAAATTGTTTATATAAACGAGCTGTATTTAAAGTAGAAGGTAGCTCTTTTTGAACGATAGGTAATAAAGCCTCATATACTTCATCACATTTATTTGCCTTTATTAGTTGTTCCATTTGTTGAATGAGTTCTGCAATTTCTATATCATCTTCTTCTAATAAAAAACTCGTTTCACATTCAAGTTTTTCTGCAATATATTGTAATGTTTTCATAGAAGGTGTAGCTTTTCCATTTTCGATTTGACTAAGCATGCTTTTTGTCAATTCGGAACCTGCCAGTGCTGTTTGAGTAAGCTTTTTTTCTTTTCGCAATGCCTTAATTTTTTCTCCGAGAGTTGCCATATTGTAGCTCCTTTATAATTAAAAAGTTAAATACAATTAAACTTTTTGTTGTAATAATTGGAAAGTTGATTATATAATAAGTTTAACACAATTTAACTTTTAAGGGGAGAGTGTCATAATGGAAGATGTAAGTATAGGTCAAACTGATTCAAGAATGAAGATTGCAACGAGAAATATCATTTTAATGATGATTGGAAAAATGACGTCTTTATTAGGAGCAGGTATTTATACGTTCGCAATGGGGTTATACGTACTAAAGACAACTGGTTCAGGAATGGGGTTTGCAATTACGCTCGTTTGTGGATCACTTCCAAGGATGATTTGTGGTCCGATTGCAGGTGCTGTAGCAGACCGTGTGAATCGAAAGTGGCTTGTCATTGGTACTGATTTATTAAGTAGTTTAACGATGCTTATTATGTTTATTCTTGCTACTATATTTGGACCATCACTTCTTTTTATTTATATTTCAGCAGCATTATTATCAATTTGTGCAAGTTTTTATTCTGTTGCATTAACATCGTCTATTCCGAGTTTAGTAGATGAGGGGCGTATTCAAAAAGCGAGTGCTTTAAATCAAACGGCAGCTTCTTTATCAAATATTTTAGGGCCGATTATTGGTGGAGTTGTATTTGGTTTCTTTTCAATTAAGTCGTTCTTTTTGTTAAATAGCATTACATTCTTTTTAGCGGTTATTTTGCAATTATTTATTGTGTTTGATTTATATAAAAAAGAAGTGGCTGAGAGTAAAGAGCATTTCTTGACGAGTATAAAAGAAGGTTTTTCATATGTAAAACGACAGCATGAAATATATAGCTTAATGAAAATAGCATTGTGGGTAAACTTTTTTGCTTGTGGGCTAACTGTTGCACTTCCATACATTATCGTCCATACATTGCATTTATCTTCAAAGCAACTCGGTACCGTAGAGGGAATGTTAGCAGTCGGGATGCTAATGGGTGCGATTGCTTTATCAGTGCGTAAAGAAGTGAATAATCCGTTTCGTTCTATTTATACTGGACTGTTTTTGTTTGCTGGTTTGAGTTTATGTACAGTATTCCCGTTGTTAGTTACCATTCCAAAAGTGACAAGTTTTATTTACTATATTGCTTTCATGATGTTAACTGGTATAGCAATTATGATTGTAAACATTCCGATGCAAGTACATATGCAAAAAACAACAGATCCGAGCTACTTAGGGCGAGTGTTTGGCCTACTTGAAACAATTGCTACTGCAATCGCACCACTCGGTATGATTGTATATGGATTATTATTAGATATGTTGCCAACTAGCATTGTTATGATGACAATAGGCGGAGGTTTATTGTTAGTTGTATTAGTTGGAGTAAAGCAACATATGGCGAAAAAACAAGTAGATGTGTCGGCTTAAAAATAAGAAAATAATAAAAATTTGACGTATCATTATAAAAATGACCAAATTAGTATTTTAGTTTTTGAAACTCTTTTTCATGTATGTTACAGTATAGTGAGCAGGCAAAGAAAAGGAGACAACAGCATGAAAAAATTAAGTTTTGTTATGCTTTTTCTATTAGTCGTAATGGCTGGATGTAGCAATTATGACACATATATTGAAACAGGTATGCAATCATTGAAAGATGAAAAATATAGTGATGCAACAATGTGGTTTGAAAAAGCAGAAAAAGAGAAATCAGGAAATGAAGCGAAATCATATAAAGAAGTTGCAGAGAGAATGGATTACGGAGCAACAGCATTAAAAGACGGTAAGTATTTAGAAGCGAAAGACATTGCAAATGAAGTGTTACAAAAGAAAAAAGACGATGCACTTGAAAAAGCTGTAACATCAAATGCAGAGAATTTGCTTCAAAAAGCAAAGGATGTAGAAAAGAAAGTGAATGAAAGAGTAGCAAAGCGGAGAAAAGTAGAAGAAGAAGGAATTGATAAACTCATTAAAGCTGTAGATAGTATAGATGATGTGAAAGAAAAAGAGAAAAAAGTTTCAGAAACATTAGATAAGGCTGAAGAGGCGCAAGCGAAAATTGAAGCGAAGAAAAATAAATAGAGTTATAGTTTAAAAGGCTGTCGTGTATAACGACAGCCTTTTAATTTTTTGTTGCATAAGAAGTGATGTTATGTAGTAAAAAAGAAATAATTTTAGAATTCCATCTGTCCTCATGATGAATCGTATAAATGTTACGTTGAAATTCAAATCCAGGGATAGGTATATAGCATAGTTCATTTCGTTGTACTTCTTGTTCAATAGCGAGTTTAGAAATAAAGGCAACTCCATTACCATATTTTAAAATTTGTTTCATCGTTTCTAATGAATCTAATTCAATTTCAGATTGGAATGTAATGTTATGAGCTAACATCCATTTTGTAAGTAAATCTCTCGTTGTAGATGGATTACGATGTAGTAATATTCGTTCCTTTTCGATATCTTGTAATGATACATTTTCTTTTTTTGAAAAATGATGTTCTTTGGAAAAGGCAAGAATAAGTGTATCAGGCATTACATTCGTCTGTTTTAAAAATGATTCATCAAACGGTGCTACGGAAATTACACCGAGATCAATTTCATGATTTTGTAGCATCGTTCGAATCTCAGGAGCTGTTTTTACCATAAGTGTTATTTTTATATTTGGAAATTCGCGTTGAAATTGATGAACAATTTCTGGTAAAAGATAAGTCGCTGGTACATAACTAGCGCCAATTGTTATAGCGCCTTTATGAAAATCTTTAAACTCTTGCGTGACCCGTCTAGCTTCTTTCATGAGTGCATCTATTTTACAAGCATAATGATGTAATGCCTCACCAGCCTCTGTTAAGAAATACCTTCCCGAACGTAATTCGAATAAAGATACACCGAGTTCCTCTTCTAGGCTTTTTATATGGAATGTAATAGTAGGTTGTTTAACACCTAGTTTTTCTGCAACGATCGTAAGCTTTTTGTATTTCTTAATAAGCACTACAATTTCCAATTTTAAGAGATTCATTATGAATTGCCGCCTTTTTTATTTTAACTATAGAAAAAATCTATAGAAATAAATAGTTTATTAGAAGTTTTTTAATTTAATCTTTACAGTACATTAACATTCAGTATAAATCTTCCATATAGAATGAAAGCAGGTTAATAGTGAGGGGAGAGAGGTGAAACGATGGACATTAAAATTATTGGATTAGAAAAGAATTTTGGAAAAACACAGGCGTTAAAACCGCTACAAATTGTTATGAAACAAGGTGAATTCACCACACTTTTAGGACCTTCGGGATGCGGGAAAACGACTTTACTTAGAATGATTGCAGGACTTGAAGAGCCAGATAAAGGTGAAATATATTTCGGAGATACGTGCATGTATTCTAGTGCAAAAAAAATAAAAACATCTCCTCATGAACGTAATATCGGTATGGTATTTCAAGATTTTGCTTTATGGCCACACATGACTGTATTTGAAAATGTCGCATTTGGTTTAAGGGCTACAAAGCAAACGAATCAATTACGGGAAAAAGTAGAAGATGCAATAAAGCGAGTTCGCTTACAAGGGATGGAGAAACGATATCCGCATGAACTCTCTGGCGGACAGCAGCAACGTGTCGCATTTGCTAGAGCGATTGTAACAAAGCCACATTTTATTTTGTTTGATGAACCGCTTAGTGCACTCGATGCAATTTTGCGAGAAGAAATGCGATTAGAGCTTATGGATATCGTTCATTCGATCGGTTTAACGGCATTGTATGTAACCCACGATCAAACAGAAGCTATGTCAATGTCAGACCAAATCATTGTCATGAAACAAGGAGAAGTATTACAAAAAGGAGCACCAGAAGACATTTATGTGAAGCCATCTCATGAATTTGTTGCAAAATTTGTTGGTAAGGCAAATTGGCTTGTAGAGGGTAAACAAATGGTTCGTCCAGAGCATGTGAGCTGGGCGAAAAATGAAGTGTGTGAAATGTATACAGGTGAAATTCAGCACGTTACATATGTAGGAGAACGTTATGAAGTGAAAGTAGACATGGGGACACTCGGTGTATGGACAGCTTATCACACTAGTAAGCTAAGCATCGGGAAACCAGTATCGTTATATGTACCGAAAAAATGTATTCATCATATAGGGGGAGAATCGTATGAAGAAATTCAGTTCGCTTAAGTCTTTATTTGTATGTACTTTACTGTTTTCTGCAGTAGTAACAGGGTGTAGCTCAAAGACAGGTAATGCAGATGCAAAAAGTAAAACTACTAATGAAAAGAAAATTGTTGTATATAGTGCAGGGCCAAAAGGATTAGCAGAAAAAATTCAAAAGGACTTTGAAAAGAAAACGGATATAAAAGTGGAAATGTTTCAAGGGACAACTGGAAAAATTTTAGCAAGAATGGAAGCTGAAAAGAAAAAACCAGTCGTTGACGTAGTGGTACTTGCTTCTTTACCAGCGATGGAAGGGTTAAAGAAAGATGGTCAAACGTTAGCTTATAAAGAAGCGAAACAAGCTGATAAGCTTCGTTCTGAATGGTCGGATGATAAAGGTCATTATTTCGGGTATAGTGCTTCGGCATTAGGAATTGTGTACAATACAAAAAATGTGAAGGCAGCACCTGAAGATTGGAGCGATATAACAAAAGGAGAATGGAAAGGGAAGGTGAATCTTCCAGATCCAGCACTTTCAGGTTCGGCTTTAGACTTTGTAACAGGATACGTGAAAAAGAATGGAAAAGATGGATGGAATTTATTTGAACAGCTTAAGAAAAATGAAGTTACAGTAGCGGGGGCAAACCAAGAAGCATTAGATCCAGTTGTAACAGGTGCAAAAGATATGGTCATTGCGGGTGTTGATTATATGACGTACAGTGCAAAGGCAAAGGGTGAACCAGTTGATATCGTATATCCAAAAAGCGGAACAGTCATTAGTCCACGCGCAGCAGGCATTATGAAAGATAGTAAAAATGTAGAAGGTGCAAAAGAGTTTATTGATTATTTATTATCAGATGATGTGCAAAAACAAATTTCTAAAGCATATTTATTGCCTGGTAGAACAGATATAAAAGCTGAAAATAGACCAAATGTGGAAGAGATTCCAGTATTAAATATTGATTGGAAAACAGTTGAGAAAGAACAAGATGAAATAGGAAAACAATTTAAGAAAGTATTTCAATAAGATGGTGATTACATGGTAAATCGATTCGTATCAGTAAGACAAGTTGGAATGACGGTAGCGTTGTTACTTGTGGCGATGTTAATCGTCATTCCGCTTTTTCTCATTTTACTTTCTAGTGTATATGAAAATAGTAGTTGGGATTTTTTAAAGCCTTTTGAAGTGATGCAGAGTGGTGGATTAGCTGGGATTTTTCTAAACTCGATGCTTCTCGGTGTACTTGTAGTAATAGGAGCAACCATCTTTGCATTTCCACTAGCTTTCATTATGAGCAAAACAGATGTTGGAAAGCATAGTAAGTTAGATATTGTTTTTATGATTCCATTTATGACTCCGCCGTATATTGGATCGATGGGCTGGATTTTGTTCATGCAACCGAACGGCTATTTCGAACAGTTTTTTCCGATGCTAAAGACGATATCATCCTCATTTTTTAGTTTAGGAGGTATGGTTTTAATTATGAGTCTGCATTTATTCCCATTCCTTTATTTCATGTTGAAAAACACGTTACTTCAGATTGGGAGTAGTAAAGAAGAAGCGGCAGCAGTTCATGGTGGAAGCTTTTTCTATCGTTTAAGAAAAATAATATTGCCGCTATTAGTATCAAGTTATGTAATGGGTGCTTTACTCATTTTCGTAAAGACGATTGCTGAATTTGGAACACCGGCTACATTCGGGCGGAGAATAGGCTTTCATGTGTTAACTTCAGAAATTCATAAATTTATTTCGAGTTGGCCAATTGATTTTAGTAGTGCAACAGCATTATCTTCTTTATTACTTAGTGCATGTATGCTCATTTGGTATATGCAAAATGTATTGAATCGAAAGTATTCATATGCAATGGTTAGTGGAAAAGGTGTGAAATCTAAAAGGTATACTTTGTCTATATTTGTGCGCGTTGTAGCATGGTTTTATGTAATTGGTTTATTAATCGTATCAATTGGAATCCCGTATTTTTCTATACTAATCGCATCATTATCGAAATTAAGAGGCGGCGGCTTACATGTAAATAACTTTACAACGAGTCATTATGAAGCACTATTTACAATTGGATCTCCAGGATTAGAAGCTTTATGGAACAGTTTTCTTTTTTCACTTATAACAGCGATTATTGCTGTTATGATTGGAGTGTTTTTGGCACTTATGATTCGAAAGGGGAAAAAGTCCTCTGAAAAATGGCTTGATATGTGCGGTATGTTACCGAATATGGTACCAGGAATCGTGATGGTTGTAGGGCTTATTTTATTTTGGAATTCTCCCTATATGCCCCTGCCAATTTATAATACACCAGTCATGGTAATCGTAACGTATGTTGTTCTTTTTTTACCTTATACAGTGCAGTATGTAAAAGCATCGCTCGGGCAAATCGATGATTCTCTCGTGCAGGCAGGAAGTATTTTTTCTGGAAATTATATTTATATTTTTAGAAAAATAATATTACCTCTTATTATCCCAGGTATTCTTGCCGGATGGGCGATGACATTTACAATCTCGATAAGGGAGTTAGTAGCATCGCTTCTCGTACTACCTCCATCAGTAGAAACGTCAGCAACATTTATTTTTGCTCAATTTGAACAAGGAGAAGTATCTATTGGAATGGCAATGGCTGTCGTTTCAGTTGGACTTACAACGCTATGTTTATTACTTCTGCAGCATATGGAGCAAAAACGAAAAGGGGTAGCATGATGAGGATAGAAGTATGGGGAGGAGCGGGAGAATACGGTCGTTCCTGCTATTTCGTAAAAAATAAAGAGACAAAAATATTATTTGATTGTGGTATTAATCGATCATATGAGGATAGTTATCCAAAAATAGAGCGGGAAGTTGTACCGTTTTTAGATGCAGTATTTTTATCACATATTCATGAAGATCATACGATGGGCTTACCTTTATTAGCGAAGTATGGATATAAGAAAAAAATCTGGACAACTCGTTATACGAAGGAGCAACTTCCCGCTTATTATGAAAAATGGAGAAACTACAATGTGACGCAAGGATGGAATGTACCTTATAACGACCAAAATGTGAAAGATTTAAATTATATATATGTTGATGAGATTAGTAATCCGAATGAATGGATACAGATTACTCCTACATTGCGGTTTCAATGGGGGTATAGTGGGCATGTATTAGGAGCTGTTTGGTTTTTAGTGGATATGAGTCATACATATGTATTTTATTCTGGCGATTATTCAGCAGAGTCTAACATACTACGAGCGAATTTACCTGAGAAATTGCGCGGCGATATAAAAGTTGCAATCGTAGATGCCGCGTATCACACTGATGATGTTTCGCAACATGAACGAGTAGACGAACTCTGTGCAGAAATTGAACGAGTTGCTCAAAAGAAGGGAAGAGCATTATTACCATTGCCACCGCTTGGGAGGGCGCAAGATATCGTATTGTATTTATATGAAAAATATAAAGGATTTCCCATTATAGTAGATCAAGAAATTTTGGATGGATTCGAAGAGATGATCGTATATAAAGATTGGATCAAAAATAATGAAGAACTTGAAGAGCTAGTGGAGAGTTTAAAAAGAAACGTAATAGTTATGGATGATGACATTGGTACGCAACATAGTTATGGAATAGTTGTAATGAGCGATGCGAATATGCAAACGGAACGAGCGCAGTTATATTATGAACAAATTCGGTATGAAGAACGAAATTCCATTATCTTTACTGGGCATGTTGCTAAAGGGAGTTTTGCAGAAAAAGTTTTGAAAGAACGTGCAGGTAAAGAATGTAGGGTGAAGCGAGTTCCATATAAAGTTCATCAAAGTATAAGAGATGTGAAAGAGATGTTAAATGCATTATTACCGGAACATACGGTGTTAGTACACGCTTTGAAAGAGGATACGGATCGATTACAGAAAAAGCTTAGCACGGCAGGGTATGAAAATGTATATTCACTTACTATGGAACGTATAGAAGTTATTTGAAATGTAAAGGGGATAGGTATATGAAAAAAGTATTTGTATTCGTGAGTATTTTCTTTTGTTGTTTCCTTTATAACGATAAGGAAGGGTTTGCTGTTAGTCCAATGACACCTAGTTTTGAAGTGAAGTTATTATTAAAGCCAGAACAAGTATTAGGTTCTAACAAAGAGATGAAGCAAGATGTACTAGAGCATTTCCAGGCTGGTACAAATTATGAAAGAATACAAGTACAGTTTTTAGATACGGCAAATAAAAATTTAAGTAATGAAGGCTGGTTTGCCAGAATTCGAAAGAAAGAATTTAGTAAAGATTTTGAGCTAACATATAAAAAAAGATACCCGATTCAAAACGGTGCAATTCAAGATGCACTAGAAGTAGCTAAAAAAGATGGATTTGACAGTAAAACTGATAATTATGAGGCAGAAATAGACTGGGGATTTGAGAAGAAAACGTTAAGTATTTCAAATAAGAAAAGTTACAGTGCTAAAGGATATGGAGTACTTGATCTACCAGACGAACAAGCTGCTCAAAACATGTTAATAGAAAAGTTACCAGGGAAAATGAACAAATGGCTGTATACGAATTGGGGAGAAGAGATGTTAAGGGATTCCCGTATTTACGGTCCTGTATTAATGAAAAGGTATACAGGGGAGTTTGAAAATAGTAAAACGAATATTGAAGTTTGGCCACTAAGTAATACAGGGAAAATAGAAGATGATTTCGTAATAGAAGTGTCGTTTAAAACAAATGAGGAAAGTATTGCAAAAGAACAAAGAGAATTATTAATGAAGAGTTTAGAACAAAAAGGATGGCTGTTACCGAAAGATAGTTTGAAGACAGAACTTATTTTTCAGTAAATAGTAAAAAGGAATCCATATGCCATGGATTCCTTTTTATATATGAGTATTACGCTAAATCAGCTGACACGAACATATCACTATTTTGAAGATTTTTAGAGCGTAAACTATAAGCAACTACTTTCTTTTTATGTTGCTTAACAACATCAACATGCTCTTCATGACTATAAATATAAAATGTAAAATCTTTTTTGCCACGTTTTGCATGAATAATTAAAGGAGTACCCTCATTATGTGGCGGTGCATAATAGCGATCTAAAAATAAACCTTCGTTAAAATCATGAATAATTTTGGATTTCTTTTCGCCTTCTACGTTATTTCCATTGATTGTAACAGTCGCATTCGCTTCTTCAAGCTGTGGATGTGTTTCGTACTTACTAATAATGGATTCAATAACAGAGTTGGGAAGGCTAGAAACGATAATTTTAAATGCTCCAAATACAACTAACATTACAATAAACCAAGTCGTCATACTATATCATCCCCTTTTTCCTATTAAATAATATAACTCATATGGTAATAGTACATAAGGTGAAGTTTTGTATAATTTGTGAAAAATATGCCATTTTTATGAACGAAATATTAGAAAAATCAATTTTGTTACAAAAAGTTGAAATCGAAGTATTTTAAAAGAAAAAGGTTTATAATAAAAATATAACTAATAACCACATTACTAATTACAAGGAAGTGTAACTATGAGTACTGTAGCAATCGTGTATGGTATTATTCTTTCCACAATTATCGTTTTATTTTTCGTTGGGGTTTCACGTTATATTCATAAATGGAAAGAAGGCGTTGCGAAATTAAATCATATTGAAGAAGAACTTAGTGATTTAATGTTACATCATGGTAAGTAAAAAGTTATTTTTAGCTAATCAATGTGAAGAATATCACAAAACATGCTCTCCTTATGAAGGCATGTTTTTTTGTTATATCAATGCTTAGGCACATTCATACATTTTTTCCATACGATACAGTGTGAAAGTCGAAATGTTCGGAGTGGAAAAGAGGGATAAAATGAGTAGTTCAGGTTATGTTCCAGATAATAAAAATTTAAAGAAAAGTTCAGGAACTCCAAATCTTTTCTTTGATTCGAGAAAAAATGTCTTTTTTAAAAGGGATGAGAAAAACGTTGCCTATGAAGTTACGTCAACGCAGTTACCGGCGATGATAGGAGGAGCGTTTGTTGATTTATTTATGACAAAAGGGCATATGCGGGAACCGCATTGGCATCCGAATGCGTGGGAGTTGGATGTTGTTGTATCAGGAGAAGCAGTTACATCCATTTTAAATCCTGAAACGAATCAATTGCAAAATTATCATGTAAAAGCGGGGCAAACTGTATTTATTCCAATGGGATGGTGGCATTGGATTACAGCGGTAACAGAAGAAGTACAATTACATTTGTTCTTCAATAATGATCAGTTTGAAACAGCAGAAGGGTCAGACATACTTAGATTAACACCACCAGAAGTATTTCAAGCTGCATATGGTGTAAGTGCAGAAAAATTAGGGAAGGAACTTTCGCCAATTAAGGAGTCAGTTGTAATTGGTCCTCCTAATTCAAATCGACTAAAAAGTGTTAAAGAAAGTGACGGCTCAAATATAGTTGTTACGTTAAATGGACAAATAACAGCATGTGAAATAGAGTAACTCTTTCTTTTTTAGGAAGAGTTACTCTATTTTGTATAAATTTGTAATTTGATTCGTTATAATGATTATATAGAAGCGGATTTATTAGAGGGGGCATATTGTGAACATATTAAAGATTATAGGAATTGTTGCAGGAGTGATTATAGTAGCCGTTATAGCTTTCTTTGTCATTATGAAGTACTATTTGTCAAAAGAAGATCCTGGTTATGTATTAAAGTACATAAAAGAACATAAAGATGATGAAACATGCTCATTATTTATTAAAAGAAATGGAGAAGTATTAACTTCTATAAATACAAATAAAAAATTACCATTAGCGAGTACGGCGAAAATCGTCATAGCAGTTGAATTTGCTAAGCAAGTGTCAGAAGGAAAAATAAGTCGAGATGAACAAATTTCATTGCACGAGTTAGAAAAATATTACGTTAAAAACACTGATGGTGGAGCGCATCCTGACTGGTTAGAAGATGCTAAAGCGAGAGAATTAGTGAAAAATGGACAGATCGCTTTAGAAGAAGTCGCTAAAGGGATGATTCATTATAGTTCTAATGCAAATACAACATATTTGTTAGATAAGCTTGGAATAGAAAGAGTAAATGAAAGTATAAAAGAGTTAGAGCTTACTAGTCATGACAAGTTCTCTTCGTATACTGCTTCATTATATATGAGAGGGTATGTAGAAAAAGAGCTTCATGAGCCAGAAAATCAATCGTTAGAAATGATACGTAACATGTCAAAGGATGAGTATAATAAACATGTGTTACAAATACATGAATGGATGAAAGATGAAGAAGAATGGAAAAAACGGGATATCCCATTAAAGGTAGATATGGAATTTCAGCGAATTTGGTCAGATCGATTAGTGGGTGCAAACGCCAAAGATTATATGAGTAT from Bacillus basilensis includes the following:
- a CDS encoding MFS transporter; its protein translation is MEDVSIGQTDSRMKIATRNIILMMIGKMTSLLGAGIYTFAMGLYVLKTTGSGMGFAITLVCGSLPRMICGPIAGAVADRVNRKWLVIGTDLLSSLTMLIMFILATIFGPSLLFIYISAALLSICASFYSVALTSSIPSLVDEGRIQKASALNQTAASLSNILGPIIGGVVFGFFSIKSFFLLNSITFFLAVILQLFIVFDLYKKEVAESKEHFLTSIKEGFSYVKRQHEIYSLMKIALWVNFFACGLTVALPYIIVHTLHLSSKQLGTVEGMLAVGMLMGAIALSVRKEVNNPFRSIYTGLFLFAGLSLCTVFPLLVTIPKVTSFIYYIAFMMLTGIAIMIVNIPMQVHMQKTTDPSYLGRVFGLLETIATAIAPLGMIVYGLLLDMLPTSIVMMTIGGGLLLVVLVGVKQHMAKKQVDVSA
- a CDS encoding YfmQ family protein gives rise to the protein MTTWFIVMLVVFGAFKIIVSSLPNSVIESIISKYETHPQLEEANATVTINGNNVEGEKKSKIIHDFNEGLFLDRYYAPPHNEGTPLIIHAKRGKKDFTFYIYSHEEHVDVVKQHKKKVVAYSLRSKNLQNSDMFVSADLA
- a CDS encoding iron ABC transporter permease, giving the protein MVNRFVSVRQVGMTVALLLVAMLIVIPLFLILLSSVYENSSWDFLKPFEVMQSGGLAGIFLNSMLLGVLVVIGATIFAFPLAFIMSKTDVGKHSKLDIVFMIPFMTPPYIGSMGWILFMQPNGYFEQFFPMLKTISSSFFSLGGMVLIMSLHLFPFLYFMLKNTLLQIGSSKEEAAAVHGGSFFYRLRKIILPLLVSSYVMGALLIFVKTIAEFGTPATFGRRIGFHVLTSEIHKFISSWPIDFSSATALSSLLLSACMLIWYMQNVLNRKYSYAMVSGKGVKSKRYTLSIFVRVVAWFYVIGLLIVSIGIPYFSILIASLSKLRGGGLHVNNFTTSHYEALFTIGSPGLEALWNSFLFSLITAIIAVMIGVFLALMIRKGKKSSEKWLDMCGMLPNMVPGIVMVVGLILFWNSPYMPLPIYNTPVMVIVTYVVLFLPYTVQYVKASLGQIDDSLVQAGSIFSGNYIYIFRKIILPLIIPGILAGWAMTFTISIRELVASLLVLPPSVETSATFIFAQFEQGEVSIGMAMAVVSVGLTTLCLLLLQHMEQKRKGVA
- a CDS encoding ABC transporter ATP-binding protein; protein product: MDIKIIGLEKNFGKTQALKPLQIVMKQGEFTTLLGPSGCGKTTLLRMIAGLEEPDKGEIYFGDTCMYSSAKKIKTSPHERNIGMVFQDFALWPHMTVFENVAFGLRATKQTNQLREKVEDAIKRVRLQGMEKRYPHELSGGQQQRVAFARAIVTKPHFILFDEPLSALDAILREEMRLELMDIVHSIGLTALYVTHDQTEAMSMSDQIIVMKQGEVLQKGAPEDIYVKPSHEFVAKFVGKANWLVEGKQMVRPEHVSWAKNEVCEMYTGEIQHVTYVGERYEVKVDMGTLGVWTAYHTSKLSIGKPVSLYVPKKCIHHIGGESYEEIQFA
- a CDS encoding MBL fold metallo-hydrolase, with amino-acid sequence MMRIEVWGGAGEYGRSCYFVKNKETKILFDCGINRSYEDSYPKIEREVVPFLDAVFLSHIHEDHTMGLPLLAKYGYKKKIWTTRYTKEQLPAYYEKWRNYNVTQGWNVPYNDQNVKDLNYIYVDEISNPNEWIQITPTLRFQWGYSGHVLGAVWFLVDMSHTYVFYSGDYSAESNILRANLPEKLRGDIKVAIVDAAYHTDDVSQHERVDELCAEIERVAQKKGRALLPLPPLGRAQDIVLYLYEKYKGFPIIVDQEILDGFEEMIVYKDWIKNNEELEELVESLKRNVIVMDDDIGTQHSYGIVVMSDANMQTERAQLYYEQIRYEERNSIIFTGHVAKGSFAEKVLKERAGKECRVKRVPYKVHQSIRDVKEMLNALLPEHTVLVHALKEDTDRLQKKLSTAGYENVYSLTMERIEVI
- a CDS encoding helix-turn-helix transcriptional regulator, producing MATLGEKIKALRKEKKLTQTALAGSELTKSMLSQIENGKATPSMKTLQYIAEKLECETSFLLEEDDIEIAELIQQMEQLIKANKCDEVYEALLPIVQKELPSTLNTARLYKQFVTAAAIMKDYNIESYVEKAVSIFEKYKLYRDSTETKLKLSFAIFTRKKYAECLQLIANIRNDYEEKHLEMDLIIHIELCLYEAIILLACGDYEKCEKTILEALAFSKEHQVYFKTDEFYRILSYQKVITADKEQYLYYIKKSEQFAIFTEDTLSIAIIDILKAYYYNTITNEYTIALKHLEQFRKKLKDKPIFQDDGLYYLEKGKSLYGLKRYEEALQALQCGSIIPDYMNHPLDQAWLTTAGAYRALCYVKLNDKTRALEEATKANEMIQAYPDSTFSEFIKETLQIIQKF
- a CDS encoding LysR family transcriptional regulator — encoded protein: MNLLKLEIVVLIKKYKKLTIVAEKLGVKQPTITFHIKSLEEELGVSLFELRSGRYFLTEAGEALHHYACKIDALMKEARRVTQEFKDFHKGAITIGASYVPATYLLPEIVHQFQREFPNIKITLMVKTAPEIRTMLQNHEIDLGVISVAPFDESFLKQTNVMPDTLILAFSKEHHFSKKENVSLQDIEKERILLHRNPSTTRDLLTKWMLAHNITFQSEIELDSLETMKQILKYGNGVAFISKLAIEQEVQRNELCYIPIPGFEFQRNIYTIHHEDRWNSKIISFLLHNITSYATKN
- a CDS encoding DUF4398 domain-containing protein, with amino-acid sequence MKKLSFVMLFLLVVMAGCSNYDTYIETGMQSLKDEKYSDATMWFEKAEKEKSGNEAKSYKEVAERMDYGATALKDGKYLEAKDIANEVLQKKKDDALEKAVTSNAENLLQKAKDVEKKVNERVAKRRKVEEEGIDKLIKAVDSIDDVKEKEKKVSETLDKAEEAQAKIEAKKNK
- a CDS encoding ABC transporter substrate-binding protein, with protein sequence MKKFSSLKSLFVCTLLFSAVVTGCSSKTGNADAKSKTTNEKKIVVYSAGPKGLAEKIQKDFEKKTDIKVEMFQGTTGKILARMEAEKKKPVVDVVVLASLPAMEGLKKDGQTLAYKEAKQADKLRSEWSDDKGHYFGYSASALGIVYNTKNVKAAPEDWSDITKGEWKGKVNLPDPALSGSALDFVTGYVKKNGKDGWNLFEQLKKNEVTVAGANQEALDPVVTGAKDMVIAGVDYMTYSAKAKGEPVDIVYPKSGTVISPRAAGIMKDSKNVEGAKEFIDYLLSDDVQKQISKAYLLPGRTDIKAENRPNVEEIPVLNIDWKTVEKEQDEIGKQFKKVFQ